A section of the Bacteroidia bacterium genome encodes:
- a CDS encoding HlyD family secretion protein, with the protein MENNTTKKKNGKIIGRIIIALILLAGLFAGFSKIRDMQNYETTDDAQVETDITPISARVSGYINEIRFKENQPVKKGDTLILLDNRELKIKVEQAQSALQNAIASLDVAKANAIASHAGTNTCQSKNEELKIRLAYAEKELKRYANLLAENATTQQQYDKAKADKEALEKQLQSSNDQTNESIRRSGAVKEQIKVAESIVNQRKNDLEYAQLILSYSYILASTDGIVSKKSVQEGQLIQASQNLCAIVTDSLWVVANFKETQLVKMKIGQTVEVEPDAFKGKISATIESFSGATGAKFSLLPPDNATGNFVKVVQRIPVKILLDKNNELYKKLKPGMSIYVKVNINS; encoded by the coding sequence ATGGAAAATAATACAACGAAAAAAAAGAACGGAAAAATAATTGGGCGTATTATCATTGCTTTAATCTTACTGGCAGGGCTATTTGCCGGCTTCTCTAAAATCCGCGATATGCAAAACTATGAAACCACCGATGATGCTCAGGTAGAAACTGATATTACCCCAATTTCTGCCCGAGTTTCAGGATATATCAATGAAATACGGTTTAAAGAGAACCAACCCGTAAAAAAAGGCGACACACTTATATTGCTGGATAACCGAGAACTTAAAATAAAGGTAGAACAGGCACAATCGGCCCTGCAAAATGCTATAGCTTCACTTGATGTAGCAAAAGCTAATGCCATTGCCAGCCATGCCGGCACAAACACCTGTCAATCAAAAAATGAAGAACTAAAAATACGACTTGCTTACGCCGAAAAAGAACTGAAACGTTATGCTAATTTACTGGCAGAAAATGCAACCACACAACAGCAATATGATAAAGCTAAAGCCGACAAAGAGGCTTTAGAAAAACAACTACAAAGTTCCAACGACCAAACCAATGAGTCTATACGGCGCTCAGGAGCTGTTAAAGAACAGATTAAGGTAGCCGAAAGCATCGTAAACCAAAGAAAAAACGATTTAGAGTATGCCCAGCTAATACTTTCTTATTCTTATATTCTGGCATCTACCGATGGAATTGTTTCCAAAAAAAGTGTGCAGGAAGGCCAGTTAATTCAGGCATCACAAAACCTGTGTGCTATAGTTACCGATAGTTTGTGGGTAGTGGCTAATTTTAAGGAAACCCAATTGGTCAAGATGAAAATAGGGCAAACGGTAGAAGTAGAACCAGATGCTTTTAAAGGAAAAATTTCTGCAACAATTGAGTCTTTTTCGGGAGCTACAGGAGCTAAGTTTTCCTTATTGCCTCCCGATAACGCTACGGGTAATTTCGTGAAAGTGGTGCAACGTATTCCGGTAAAAATTTTACTGGATAAAAACAATGAACTTTATAAAAAACTGAAGCCGGGTATGAGTATTTATGTTAAAGTAAACATCAACTCCTAA
- a CDS encoding MarR family transcriptional regulator, translating into MEERLSVGRHLAQLTKLYAGVISKKLEHLDIERYFHVLLTIDKSENKITQQEVANQLELDKVTMVKMVDYLAQKGYLNREQNPNDRREYHLCLTEKAQKVIPEIKEAFQDIHKAATNGLTKNQIDEFYKVVERIDKNLRKLPNNKVNIRIKKS; encoded by the coding sequence ATGGAAGAAAGACTATCAGTAGGACGGCATTTAGCACAATTAACGAAACTTTATGCCGGTGTTATCAGTAAAAAGTTGGAGCACCTTGATATTGAAAGATACTTTCATGTATTACTTACTATTGATAAATCAGAAAATAAAATTACACAACAAGAGGTTGCAAATCAATTAGAATTAGATAAAGTAACTATGGTAAAAATGGTAGATTATCTGGCCCAAAAAGGTTATCTGAATAGAGAACAAAACCCAAATGACCGAAGAGAATATCACCTTTGTTTAACTGAGAAAGCCCAAAAGGTTATTCCTGAAATCAAAGAAGCATTTCAGGATATTCATAAAGCAGCAACAAACGGATTGACAAAAAATCAGATTGATGAATTTTATAAAGTAGTTGAACGGATTGACAAAAATCTAAGAAAACTCCCCAACAATAAAGTAAACATAAGAATCAAGAAATCCTGA